Proteins encoded by one window of Lathyrus oleraceus cultivar Zhongwan6 chromosome 1, CAAS_Psat_ZW6_1.0, whole genome shotgun sequence:
- the LOC127131217 gene encoding kunitz-type trypsin inhibitor-like 2 protein precursor translates to MKPLSPLTLSFFLFVFITTLSPAFSSEDVEQVLDVNGNPIFPGGQYYILPAIRGPPGGGVRLGRTGDLTCPVTVLQDRREVKNGLPVKFVIPGISPGIIFTGTPIEIEYTKKPNCAKSSKWLVFVDNVIQKACVGIGGPENYPGIQTLSGLFKIEKHESGFGYKLGFCIKGSPTCLDVGRFDNDEAGRRLNLTEHESFQVVFVEAEANDAEFIKSVV, encoded by the coding sequence ATGAAACCTCTTTCACCACTCACCCTTTCCTTTTTCCTCTTTGTTTTCATCACCACTCTTTCACCAGCTTTCTCAAGTGAAGATGTTGAGCAAGTATTGGACGTTAATGGCAACCCCATTTTCCCCGGTGGCCAATACTACATCTTGCCAGCAATCCGTGGTCCTCCCGGCGGAGGAGTAAGACTCGGAAGAACAGGTGATTTAACCTGTCCAGTCACCGTCCTACAAGACCGCCGAGAAGTTAAAAACGGTCTACCAGTTAAATTCGTTATACCAGGAATATCTCCTGGTATAATTTTCACTGGCACACCAATTGAGATAGAGTATACAAAGAAACCTAATTGTGCAAAATCATCAAAATGGTTAGTATTTGTTGACAATGTTATTCAAAAGGCCTGTGTTGGTATTGGTGGTCCTGAGAATTACCCTGGTATTCAAACATTGAGTGGATTATTTAAGATTGAGAAGCATGAATCTGGATTTGGCTATAAGCTTGGATTTTGTATTAAGGGTTCTCCTACTTGTTTGGATGTTGGAAGATTTGATAATGATGAAGCTGGAAGAAGGTTGAATTTGACTGAGCATGAGTCCTTTCAAGTTGTGTTTGTTGAAGCTGAGGCTAATGATGCTGAGTTTATTAAATCTGTTGTTTGA